The region ACCTGGCGACGGGCTTCCACGGCCTGCACGTCATCGGTGGCCTCATCGCCTTCATCCTGCTGCTGGTCCGCACCCGGATGAGCAAGTTCACGCCCGCGCAGGCCACCTCGGCGATCGTCGTGTCCTACTACTGGCACTTCGTCGACATCGTGTGGATCGCCCTGTTCGCCGTCATCTACTTCGTCCGATGATCGGCCCGTCGCGGATGAGAAGGGGTTCGATGCCCAGCAAGGCAGCCGGTAGGCCGGTGACAGTGAAACGCCGTCGACTGCGCCGACGCTTGTCTGCAGCGCTGCTGCTGCTGACCGGGCTGGCGGTCGCCGGCGGCGTGGCGGCCACCCTCACCCCGTCACCGCAGGTGGCTGTCGCCGACGAGTCGGCCTCGGCCATGCTGCGCACCGGCAAGCAGCTCTACGAGACGTCCTGCGTGACCTGCCACGGCGCTAACCTGCAGGGCGTCGCCGACCGCGGCCCCAGCCTGATCGGTGTCGGTGAAGCCGCCGTCTACTTCCAGGTGTCCACCGGCCGGATGCCCGCGATGCGCGGCGAGGCGCAGGCGCAGCGCAAGGACCCCGCGTTCGACGAGTCGCAGATCGACGCGCTGGGCGCCTACATCCAGGCCAACGGCGGCGGCCCGGTGGTGCCCCGGGACCAGAACGGCCAGATCGCCTCGCAGTCGCTGATCGGCAGCAACGTCGCCCGCGGCGGTGACCTGTTCCGGCTGAACTGCGCCTCCTGCCACAACTTCACCGGCAAGGGCGGCGCGCTGTCCTCCGGCAAGTACGCACCCGATCTGGGCGAGGCGGCCCAGGTGCCGGCACAGGTCTACACCGCGATGCTGACCGGCCCGCAGAACATGCCGAAGTTCAGCGACCGGCAGCTCTCGCCGGACGAGAAGCGCGACATCGTGGCGTATGTCCACGAGGCGGCCAAGACGCCGAGCCCCGGCGGAAACGGTCTGGGCGGCTTCGGTCCCACGTCCGAGGGCATGGTCGCCTGGATCGTGGGCATGGTGGCGATCATCGCGGCCGCGTTGTGGATCGGAGCACGGGCATGAGCGACAACCTCGACCAGGACGCCAAGGGCACCGACGTTCCCGGCAAGACCGGGGAATCCGGCCAGCCGACCGACGCAGAACTCAACCGGATGTCGCGCGAGCAGCTCGCCGCACTGGGCGGCAAGCTCGACGGCGTCGAGACCGTCTTCAAGGAGTCGCGCTGGCCCATTCCCGGCACCAGGGCCGAGAAGCGCGCCGAGCGCACCGTCGCGTACTGGCTTCTGCTGGGCGGCGTCGCGGGCCTGGCGTTGCTGCTGGTGTTCCTGTTCTGGCCGTGGGAGTACAAGCCGTTCGGCTCCGAGGGCGAGTTCATCTACTCGCTGGCCACCCCGCTGTACGGGTTGACCTTCGGCCTGTCGGTGCTGTCGATCGGCATCGGCGCGGTGCTGTACCAGAAGAAGTTCATCCCCGAAGAGATCTCGATCCAGGACCGGCACGACGGGCGCTCCCCCGAACTTCAGCGCAAGACCACCGCCGCCACGCTGACCGAGGCGTTGGACAGCTCGACCATCAAGCGCCGCAAGCTGATCGGGCTTTCGCTGGGCATCGGATTCGGCGCGTTCGGCCTGGGCACGCTCGTCGCTTTCGTCGGCGGCCTGATCAAGAACCCGTGGAAGCCGGTCGTCCCCACCGCCGAGGGCCTGAAGGCGGTGCTGTGGACCTCGCACTGGACCCCCCGATTCAAGGGCGAGACCATCTTCCTCGCGCGCGCAACCGGCAGGCCGGGTGACTCGCCGTTCGTCAAGATGCGTCCGGAGGACATGGACGCCGGCGGCATGGAGACGGTGTTCCCCTGGCGTGAATCCGACGGTGACGGAACCACCGTCGAGTCGGAGCACCGCCTTCAGGAGATCGCGATGGGCGTGCGCAACCCGGTGATGCTGATCCGCATCAGGCCGACCGACATGCCGCGCGTGGTCAAGCGGCAGGGCCAGGAGAGCTTCAACTTCGGGACGCTGTTCGCCTACACGAAGGTGTGCTCGCACCTGGGTTGTCCCGCATCGCTGTACGAGCAGCAGACCTATCGCATCCTCTGCCCGTGCCACCAGTCGCAGTTCGACGCGCTGCATTTCGCGAGGCCGATCTTCGGTCCCGCAGCCCGTGCGCTGGCGCAGCTGCCGATTACCATCGACAAGGACGGCTATCTGGTCGCCAACGGCGACTTCATCGAACCCGTCGGACCGGCATTCTGGGAGCGGAAGTCATGAGCCCACGTCCAAGCGCAGCCGAACTCCTCGCCAGACAGGGTGACGAGATCGATTCCCGGTACCACCCGTCGGCAGCGGTCCGCCGCCAGCTCAACAAGGTGTTCCCGACGCACTGGTCGTTCCTTCTGGGTGAGATCGCGATGTACAGCTTCATCGTGCTGCTCATCACCGGCGTCTACCTGACGCTGTTCTTCGATCCGTCGATGACCGAGGTCACCTACAACGGCGTGTACCAGCCGCTGCGCGGCGTCTCGATGTCCCGGGCCTACGAGACGGCGCTCGACATCAGCTTCGAGGTGCGCGGCGGCCTGTTCGTCCGGCAGGTGCACCACTGGGCGGCACTGCTGTTCGCCGCGGCGATCATGGTCCACCTCGCCCGCATCTTCTTCACCGGCGCGTTCCGCCGGCCGCGCGAGGCCAACTGGGTCATCGGCTCACTGCTGCTCATCCTGGCGATGTTCGAGGGCTTCTTCGGTTACTCGCTGCCCGACGACCTGCTCTCGGGCACCGGTATCCGCGCGGCGCTCTCGGGTATCACCATGGGGATCCCGGTGATCGGGACGTGGATGCACTGGGCGCTGTTCGGCGGCGACTTCCCCGGCGACATCCTCATCCCCCGCCTGTACGCCATCCACATCCTGCTGTTCCCCGGCATCATCCTGGCGCTGATCGGCGTGCACCTGGCGATGGTGTGGTTCCAGAAGCACACCCAGTTCCCCGGCCCCGGCCGTACCGAGAGCAACGTCGTCGGTGTGCGGGTCATGCCGGTGTTCGCCGTGAAGTCCGGCGCGTTCTTCGCCGTCACGGTCGGCCTGCTGGGCCTGATGGGCGGCCTGCTGCAGATCAACCCGATCTGGAATCTGGGCCCGTACAAGCCATCTCAGGTGTCGGCGGGCAGCCAGCCCGACTTCTACATGATGTGGACCGACGGGTTGATCCGCCTGTGGCCGGCGTGGGAGTTCTATCCGTTCGGCCACACCATCCCCCAGGGCGTGTGGGTCGCCGTGGGCATGGGCGTGGTGTTCATGCTGCTGATCGCCTATCCGTTCCTCGAGAAGAGGATGAGTGGCGACGACGCGCACCACAATCTGTTGCAGCGCCCGCGTGACGCTCCGACGCGGACAGCCGTGGGTGCGGCGGCGATCGCGTTGTACATGGTGCTGACCCTCGCATGCAACAACGACATCATCGCGCTCAAGTTCCATGTCTCCCTGAACGCCACCACGTGGATCGGGCGGATCGGCATGGTGCTGCTGCCGGCGATCGTGTACTTCGTCGCCTACCGCTGGGCCGTCGCGCTCCAGCGCAGCGACCGCGAGGTGCTCGAGCACGGCGTCGAGACCGGCATCATCAAGCGGCTCCCCCACGGGGCGTACATCGAGTTGCACCAGCCGCTGGGCCCGGTCGACGAGCACGGCCACGCGATCCCGCTGGAGTACCAGGGC is a window of Mycolicibacterium chubuense NBB4 DNA encoding:
- the qcrC gene encoding cytochrome bc1 complex diheme cytochrome c subunit, with translation MRRGSMPSKAAGRPVTVKRRRLRRRLSAALLLLTGLAVAGGVAATLTPSPQVAVADESASAMLRTGKQLYETSCVTCHGANLQGVADRGPSLIGVGEAAVYFQVSTGRMPAMRGEAQAQRKDPAFDESQIDALGAYIQANGGGPVVPRDQNGQIASQSLIGSNVARGGDLFRLNCASCHNFTGKGGALSSGKYAPDLGEAAQVPAQVYTAMLTGPQNMPKFSDRQLSPDEKRDIVAYVHEAAKTPSPGGNGLGGFGPTSEGMVAWIVGMVAIIAAALWIGARA
- the qcrA gene encoding cytochrome bc1 complex Rieske iron-sulfur subunit, with the translated sequence MSDNLDQDAKGTDVPGKTGESGQPTDAELNRMSREQLAALGGKLDGVETVFKESRWPIPGTRAEKRAERTVAYWLLLGGVAGLALLLVFLFWPWEYKPFGSEGEFIYSLATPLYGLTFGLSVLSIGIGAVLYQKKFIPEEISIQDRHDGRSPELQRKTTAATLTEALDSSTIKRRKLIGLSLGIGFGAFGLGTLVAFVGGLIKNPWKPVVPTAEGLKAVLWTSHWTPRFKGETIFLARATGRPGDSPFVKMRPEDMDAGGMETVFPWRESDGDGTTVESEHRLQEIAMGVRNPVMLIRIRPTDMPRVVKRQGQESFNFGTLFAYTKVCSHLGCPASLYEQQTYRILCPCHQSQFDALHFARPIFGPAARALAQLPITIDKDGYLVANGDFIEPVGPAFWERKS
- the qcrB gene encoding cytochrome bc1 complex cytochrome b subunit — its product is MSPRPSAAELLARQGDEIDSRYHPSAAVRRQLNKVFPTHWSFLLGEIAMYSFIVLLITGVYLTLFFDPSMTEVTYNGVYQPLRGVSMSRAYETALDISFEVRGGLFVRQVHHWAALLFAAAIMVHLARIFFTGAFRRPREANWVIGSLLLILAMFEGFFGYSLPDDLLSGTGIRAALSGITMGIPVIGTWMHWALFGGDFPGDILIPRLYAIHILLFPGIILALIGVHLAMVWFQKHTQFPGPGRTESNVVGVRVMPVFAVKSGAFFAVTVGLLGLMGGLLQINPIWNLGPYKPSQVSAGSQPDFYMMWTDGLIRLWPAWEFYPFGHTIPQGVWVAVGMGVVFMLLIAYPFLEKRMSGDDAHHNLLQRPRDAPTRTAVGAAAIALYMVLTLACNNDIIALKFHVSLNATTWIGRIGMVLLPAIVYFVAYRWAVALQRSDREVLEHGVETGIIKRLPHGAYIELHQPLGPVDEHGHAIPLEYQGAALPKRMNKLGLSGSPGTGSFLRGDPVAEHLALTEAAHAAEHRQLTALREHQERTSSSGSSNGHSSNGHSDGEPTNGHH